A single Stigmatopora argus isolate UIUO_Sarg chromosome 7, RoL_Sarg_1.0, whole genome shotgun sequence DNA region contains:
- the ugdh gene encoding UDP-glucose 6-dehydrogenase: MFQIKRICCIGAGYVGGPTCSVIAQMCPEITVTVVDINETRINAWNSDTLPIYEPDLKEVVESCKGRNLFFSTDIDSAIRDADLVFISVNTPTKTYGMGKGRAADLKYIESCARRIVEVSDGYKIVTEKSTVPVRAAESIRRIFDANTKPNLNLQVLSNPEFLAEGTAVKNLKEPDRVLIGGDVTPEGQRAIQALCAVYEHWVPKARIITTNTWSSELSKLAANAFLAQRISSINSISALCEATGADVGEVAKAVGMDQRIGSSFLQASVGFGGSCFQKDVLNLVYLCEALNLPEVASYWQQVIDMNEYQRRRFACRIIDCLFNTVTGKKIALLGFSFKKDTGDTRESSSIYISKYLMDEGAKLFIYDPKVLKQQIIQDLSQPHISEDNPERVSELVTVTTDPYEACKSAHALVICTEWDMFKELDYERIYKKMLKPAFIFDGRRVLDHLHTHLQDIGFQVETIGKKVAEARIPYTPATVGPPINANEPPVKKADV, encoded by the exons ATGTTCCAAATAAAAAGGATCTGTTGCATTGGTGCCGGCTACGTGGGAGGCCCAACATGCAGCGTGATTGCCCAAATGTGTCCAGAGATCACGGTGACTGTTGTCGATATCAACGAGACACGAATCAACGCCTGGAACTCAGACACGCTTCCTATATATGAG CCTGACCTGAAAGAGGTAGTTGAATCATGCAAAGGGAGGAACTTATTTTTCTCCACAGACATTGACTCAGCCATCAGGGACGCTGACCTTGTTTTTATCTCC GTAAACACCCCCACCAAGACCTACGGCATGGGAAAGGGCCGTGCCGCCGACCTCAAGTACATTGAATCGTGTGCTCGGAGAATTGTGGAAGTGTCTGATGGTTACAAGATAGTCACCGAGAAAAGCACTGTGCCGGTGCGAGCCGCTGAGAGCATTCGCCGGATCTTCGACGCCAACACCAAGCCTAACCTCAACCTCCAG GTGTTGTCCAATCCCGAGTTTCTTGCTGAGGGAACAGCGGTAAAGAATTTGAAGGAGCCTGACCGCGTCTTGATTGGTGGAGATGTGACGCCAGAAGGTCAAAGGGCAATCCAGGCGTTATGCGCCGTGTATGAACACTGGGTTCCCAAGGCTAGAATTATCACCACAAACACATGGTCATCCGAGCTGTCCAAACTG GCAGCAAATGCATTCCTTGCACAGCGCATCAGCAGCATCAACAGTATCAGCGCGCTGTGCGAGGCTACCGGGGCTGACGTGGGGGAGGTCGCCAAGGCTGTTGGCATGGACCAAAGAATAGGAAGCAGCTTCCTCCAAGCCAGCGTGG GTTTCGGTGGAAGCTGTTTCCAGAAGGACGTGCTCAATCTGGTGTATTTGTGTGAAGCCTTAAACCTGCCTGAGGTGGCATCCTATTGGCAGCAG GTGATAGATATGAATGAGTACCAAAGACGTCGGTTTGCCTGTAGAATTATTGACTGCCTCTTCAACACCGTGACAGGCAAAAAAATTGCACTGCTGGGCTTCTCTTTCAAAAAAGACACTGGTGACACAAG AGAGTCTTCCAGTATTTACATCTCCAAATATCTGATGGATGAAGGGGCTAAACTATTCATCTATGACCCAAAAGTTCTTAAACAGCAAATTATTCAGGACCTTTCTCAGCCCCACATCTCTGAGGACAACCCTGAAAGAG TTTCAGAGCTGGTGACGGTGACTACAGACCCTTATGAGGCTTGCAAGAGTGCCCACGCATTAGTTATCTGTACTGAGTGGGACATGTTTAAG GAACTGGATTATGAAAGGATTTACAAAAAGATGCTCAAGCCAGCCTTTATATTTGATGGTCGCAGAGTACTGGACCACCTCCACACACACCTCCAGGACATCGGTTTTCAG GTTGAAACTATCGGAAAGAAAGTGGCAGAAGCACGAATTCCTTACACTCCTGCTACTGTAGGTCCTCCCATCAATGCCAATGAGCCTCCTGTCAAGAAAGCTGATGTTTAA
- the map9 gene encoding microtubule-associated protein 9 isoform X2 — protein MTSDPFNILAYSQSPKTTKRTSFQDELESALSVRARRTTSLLYSEDLDEDGDDFLDNLLKSRKNRSDAFKASKKSAFYDFDITEDDNKTGTKERLSFLKSPKRTSEQGDAIAAQSKHETTKSCQLSSEDDVQHKNDETKLTRWPSKAHSSISLSYQSDDVPLDLPLPFHSSTSPEPIRLETKDDTRIDTHEKETVQTLSDADLKCATTPGIEKETPKPKPRQRTIGLNLHVTENIESSPSALLAANSWNITDESFPERITAAHCSLNLTDGHDAKLSAADGFTLDDPKEQQRPASASLEAPVLNRHETISGLKQGSSEHSVGEVTQVQTKSDIRASSSKSMRPNTLQYKKVESRYLGTLKILDCKISQDCQLQDADSIRASVYQEWLKKKKEKLSESSTKEKILQDQSKKIKEEEKRNDAAASYLAWKEKKGEVFRAKTKEAKWRIQKEQMALEEVEKKKKEAEQTFEQWKNSRDHTLREKCRQQRETEKKLAMKKQAEEEERKRGCKSAFSNWCEKKTDTFQKKIFAERQENKNKSEEHQYIQEEKDKMALEMYEQWLEKKELQQKRQREERRLQVILRKSPPPPWSPPNKTIQFRK, from the exons ATGACGAGTGATCCGTTCAATATTCTTGCTTATTCGCAAAgccccaaaacaacaaaaagaacgTCGTTTCAG GATGAATTGGAATCCGCTCTTTCTGTCAGAGCTCGAAGAACCACATCACTTTTGTATTCAGAAGATTTGGACGAAGATGGTGACG ATTTTTTGGACAACCTTCTCAAATCAAGAAAAAACAGGTCTGATGCATTCAAAGCCAGCAAGAAAAGCGCATTCTATGATTTTGATATTACTGAAGATGACAACAAAACAGGGACAAAAGAGAGACTTTCCTTCTTGAAATCCCCAAAAAGAACATCTGAACAAGGAGATGCGATTGCAGCCCAGAGTAAACACGAAACCACCAAAAGCTGTCAGTTGTCCAGTGAAGATGATGTACAACATAAAAACGATGAAACAAAATTGACCCGTTGGCCCTCAAAAGCCCACTCAAGTATATCACTGTCATACCAGTCAGATGATGTTCCCTTGGACTTGCCTTTGCCTTTTCATAGCAGTACATCTCCGGAGCCCATTCGGCTTGAAACAAAAGATGACACGAGGATAGACACACATGAAAAAGAAACCGTCCAGACTTTATCGGATGCTGATCTTAAATGTGCAACGACGCCTG GTATTGAGAAGGAGACTCCCAAACCCAAACCAAGGCAAAGGACTATTGGACTGAATCTCCATGTGACAGAGAATATTGAATCATCTCCATCAGCTCTCCTCGCAGCCAATTCGTGGAACATTACCGATGAATCCTTTCCTGAGAGGATTACAGCAGCACACTGCAGTCtcaat TTGACAGATGGGCACGATGCCAAATTGAGTGCTGCAG ACGGTTTCACTTTAGATGACCCCAAAGAACAACAAAGGCCAGCCTCTGCATCACTGGAAGCACCTGTTTTGAACAGACATGAGACAATTTCTGGTTTGAAG caAGGATCAAGTGAGCACTCTGTTGGTGAAGTCACTCAAGTTCAAACCAAATCTGATATCAG AGCATCCAGTTCCAAGTCCATGAGACCAAACACTCTGCAATACAAGAAGGTGGAATCAAGGTATCTGGGAACCCTCAAAATTCTAGATTGTAAAATTTCTCAAGATTGTCAACTCCAAGACGCTGATTCCATCAGGGCCTCAGTTTACCAG GAATGgctcaaaaagaaaaaggaaaagttaTCGGAGAGCTCAACCAAAGAGAAGATTCTACAAGACCAAAGCAAAAAG attaaagaagaagaaaaaaggaacgATGCCGCCGCTTCTTATTTggcttggaaagaaaaaaaaggtgaggTATTCAGAGCGAAAACAAAGGAAGCCAAGTGGAGAATACAGAAAGAGCAAATGGCTTTGGAAGaagtagagaaaaaaaagaaagaagctgAACAG ACGTTTGAGCAATGGAAGAATAGTCGTGACCATACCCTCAGAGAAAAATGTCGACAGCAAAGAGAGACTGAGAAGAAACTTGCAATGAAGAAACAAGCAgaggaggaagaaagaaaaagaggctGCAAATCAGCCTTTTCTAACTG GTgtgaaaaaaagacagataccttccaaaaaaaaatctttgcggAACGGCAGGAGAACAAGAATAAATCAGAGGAACATCAATATATTCAAGAGGAAAAGGATAAAATGGCTTTAGAAATGTATGAGCAGTGGCTG GAAAAGAAAGAGCTCCAACAAAAACGACAGAGGGAAGAGAGGCGATTACAAGTGATACTGAGAAAAAGTCCACCGCCACCTTGGAGCCCTCCTAATAAAACCATTCAGTTTCGAAAATAG
- the map9 gene encoding microtubule-associated protein 9 isoform X1 — translation MTSDPFNILAYSQSPKTTKRTSFQDELESALSVRARRTTSLLYSEDLDEDGDDFLDNLLKSRKNRSDAFKASKKSAFYDFDITEDDNKTGTKERLSFLKSPKRTSEQGDAIAAQSKHETTKSCQLSSEDDVQHKNDETKLTRWPSKAHSSISLSYQSDDVPLDLPLPFHSSTSPEPIRLETKDDTRIDTHEKETVQTLSDADLKCATTPGIEKETPKPKPRQRTIGLNLHVTENIESSPSALLAANSWNITDESFPERITAAHCSLNLTDGHDAKLSAAGKKSNIFTIFTFYSVICSSKKKSFFFFFKCFFEDGFTLDDPKEQQRPASASLEAPVLNRHETISGLKQGSSEHSVGEVTQVQTKSDIRASSSKSMRPNTLQYKKVESRYLGTLKILDCKISQDCQLQDADSIRASVYQEWLKKKKEKLSESSTKEKILQDQSKKIKEEEKRNDAAASYLAWKEKKGEVFRAKTKEAKWRIQKEQMALEEVEKKKKEAEQTFEQWKNSRDHTLREKCRQQRETEKKLAMKKQAEEEERKRGCKSAFSNWCEKKTDTFQKKIFAERQENKNKSEEHQYIQEEKDKMALEMYEQWLEKKELQQKRQREERRLQVILRKSPPPPWSPPNKTIQFRK, via the exons ATGACGAGTGATCCGTTCAATATTCTTGCTTATTCGCAAAgccccaaaacaacaaaaagaacgTCGTTTCAG GATGAATTGGAATCCGCTCTTTCTGTCAGAGCTCGAAGAACCACATCACTTTTGTATTCAGAAGATTTGGACGAAGATGGTGACG ATTTTTTGGACAACCTTCTCAAATCAAGAAAAAACAGGTCTGATGCATTCAAAGCCAGCAAGAAAAGCGCATTCTATGATTTTGATATTACTGAAGATGACAACAAAACAGGGACAAAAGAGAGACTTTCCTTCTTGAAATCCCCAAAAAGAACATCTGAACAAGGAGATGCGATTGCAGCCCAGAGTAAACACGAAACCACCAAAAGCTGTCAGTTGTCCAGTGAAGATGATGTACAACATAAAAACGATGAAACAAAATTGACCCGTTGGCCCTCAAAAGCCCACTCAAGTATATCACTGTCATACCAGTCAGATGATGTTCCCTTGGACTTGCCTTTGCCTTTTCATAGCAGTACATCTCCGGAGCCCATTCGGCTTGAAACAAAAGATGACACGAGGATAGACACACATGAAAAAGAAACCGTCCAGACTTTATCGGATGCTGATCTTAAATGTGCAACGACGCCTG GTATTGAGAAGGAGACTCCCAAACCCAAACCAAGGCAAAGGACTATTGGACTGAATCTCCATGTGACAGAGAATATTGAATCATCTCCATCAGCTCTCCTCGCAGCCAATTCGTGGAACATTACCGATGAATCCTTTCCTGAGAGGATTACAGCAGCACACTGCAGTCtcaat TTGACAGATGGGCACGATGCCAAATTGAGTGCTGCAGGTAAGAAATCAAACATCTTTACCATCTTTACATTTTATTCAGTAATAtgcagcagcaaaaaaaagtcattttttttctttttcaaatgtttttttgaagACGGTTTCACTTTAGATGACCCCAAAGAACAACAAAGGCCAGCCTCTGCATCACTGGAAGCACCTGTTTTGAACAGACATGAGACAATTTCTGGTTTGAAG caAGGATCAAGTGAGCACTCTGTTGGTGAAGTCACTCAAGTTCAAACCAAATCTGATATCAG AGCATCCAGTTCCAAGTCCATGAGACCAAACACTCTGCAATACAAGAAGGTGGAATCAAGGTATCTGGGAACCCTCAAAATTCTAGATTGTAAAATTTCTCAAGATTGTCAACTCCAAGACGCTGATTCCATCAGGGCCTCAGTTTACCAG GAATGgctcaaaaagaaaaaggaaaagttaTCGGAGAGCTCAACCAAAGAGAAGATTCTACAAGACCAAAGCAAAAAG attaaagaagaagaaaaaaggaacgATGCCGCCGCTTCTTATTTggcttggaaagaaaaaaaaggtgaggTATTCAGAGCGAAAACAAAGGAAGCCAAGTGGAGAATACAGAAAGAGCAAATGGCTTTGGAAGaagtagagaaaaaaaagaaagaagctgAACAG ACGTTTGAGCAATGGAAGAATAGTCGTGACCATACCCTCAGAGAAAAATGTCGACAGCAAAGAGAGACTGAGAAGAAACTTGCAATGAAGAAACAAGCAgaggaggaagaaagaaaaagaggctGCAAATCAGCCTTTTCTAACTG GTgtgaaaaaaagacagataccttccaaaaaaaaatctttgcggAACGGCAGGAGAACAAGAATAAATCAGAGGAACATCAATATATTCAAGAGGAAAAGGATAAAATGGCTTTAGAAATGTATGAGCAGTGGCTG GAAAAGAAAGAGCTCCAACAAAAACGACAGAGGGAAGAGAGGCGATTACAAGTGATACTGAGAAAAAGTCCACCGCCACCTTGGAGCCCTCCTAATAAAACCATTCAGTTTCGAAAATAG
- the smim14 gene encoding small integral membrane protein 14 produces the protein MVPPLASCLLAFPDTPLFKTQSNFTSKDMAEGGFDPCECICSHEHAMRRLINLLRHTQSYCTDTECPMELPGPSEGSTGGGELTVPIIMMGWMILAVILFLLRPTTLRGSSSPEKPTEPYNRGGREPPAPPVD, from the exons ATGGTCCCTCCTCTCGCCTCCTGTCTCCTTGCGTTCCCAGAT ACTCCGCTCTTCAAAACCCAGA GTAACTTCACCTCAAAAGACATGGCAGAAGGGGGTTTCGACCCTTGCGAATGCATCTGCAGCCATGAGCATGCAATGCGGCGTCTCATTAATCTA CTCAGACACACTCAGTCCTACTGCACAGACACAGAGTGTCCCATGGAAT TGCCTGGACCAAGTGAAGGATCCACCGGTGGAGGAGAGCTGACGGTCCCCATTATTATGATGGGATGGATGATACTAGCTGTAATACTTTTTCTGCTTCGCCCGACAACTCTCAGAGGTTCATCTTCACCTGAAAAACCCACAGAACCCTACAAT AGAGGTGGGAGAGAACCACCAGCTCCACCTGTTGACTAA